The segment TGCGCCGGCAAGGCCGGCTGGGCAACGGCAGGCGTGGCGACCGGCGCCGTCGACGGAGCGCTGTTCTGCGCATACACCGGCGCGGCGAGCACCAGCATCGCGCAATAGCCGGCCAGGCGTGGAGAGAAGCGTTGGGACATCGCGGGCTCCTGGGCTGTGGATCGCGACACTATCGCGGCAAACGCAAGCACAGGCCAGCACTGGAAGTCATGGGTGCAGGCAGGCTCGACGCGGGCCTGTCCACCGAAGATGATGTGCGCGCTCCCCAAGGACTCGCCCGATGAACGACCCGGTGGAATGGATCGCCACGCATGCCCTCGCGCTCTGGGCAGCCCTGCTGTTGCTCGCCTGCCTCGCAGGCGATATCGCATGGCAGTGGAACCGGCGCCAGCGCGAAACGGCACTGCGCCTGGGCCATGAGCCCACGATGATACGGGCGCGCACGGTGGTGACGCTGTCGATCGCGGCCCTGCTGCTCTTCGCGGCCTTGGCGCTCGCGTTGGGCATGGAGGCCGGACTATCCCGCTTCGATACGGCGCTTGCCGAGGATCTGCGCGCACGCATGCAGCCTTCCACGCTGAGCGTCGTGGCCTTCGTCTCGCACTTCGGCGACCTGGGTTCGGTCGCGACCGCCACCGTGCTGGTCCTGGCGGTACTGCTGCTGCGTCGCCAACCGCAGCTGGCCACCTGCTGGGCGATCGCCATGGCCGGCATCGTGCCGCTCAACAGCGGATTGAAGGCCCTGTTCCAACGGCCACGCCCATTGCACAGCCACGGCTTCATCGTCGAACACGGCTGGAGCTTTCCCAGCGGCCACGCGTTCGGCGCGATCGTGTTCTACGGCATGCTGGCATACGTGTTGCTGCGCCTGTCCGCGCACCGCTGGCATCGACTCGTCGTTGCCCTGGCGGTGGCCATGGTCACGGTCATCGGACTGAGCCGCATCGTGTTGCAGGTGCATTACTTCAGCGACGTGATGGCCGGTTACGCGAGCGGACTGGTGTGGCTGGTACTGTGCATCGCCGGCACCGAAGCCTGGAGACGCCGTCACCCCGCGTTGTAGGAGCGCATCCGGTGCGCGATCTCAACGCGACATTCACCGCACTCGCTATTTAGCCGAGTACATACGCTCGTGCAGGAATCGCCTGGTCTCGTCGTCCGGCACGCCAAGCCAGGTCAGCTCGTCGTTGGTCGGGGCGTTGCTGGTGAGATCCGAGGCGTCCACCTTGCGCCGCGCGAACAGTCCCGTCATCTCGTGGGCCTGCGCGTCGTACAGCACCATGATGCGCTCGGTAGGACAGTCGTGCGGCTTGCATGCCACGGCCAGCCATCGTTCGCGACCGGCCACCTCCACCCTCTGTGCCGGCGTGGATCGCTGGTCGTGCCGCGTCCAGGCAGGCAACTGGCTCGTGCCCGACATGGCCGCAAATGCCAGCGAGAAATCCGGCCGTTGCAAAAGCCCGTAGAAATAGAGCGTGCCGCTCTTGTCCAGGGTAGGAACAGGCGGGGCGACGGCTTCCCGCACGGGGTCCGCCGCCTGATCGCGTTGCGTCGAACAGGCGGCCATCGTCATCGACAATACCAACAGGACAGCACGACAAGTCATTGAAAACCCCTTCGATGCCAGAGTGCGCCGAGCCGTCGGCGCACCAGCAAAGCCGGTGTCTCCGTACGCCCTATCAGGTCAGCTTGCGAGCGGCGGCGACGATATCCGCCTCGCCCGGCAGCACCAGCAGTGCGGCACCCGCAAGCGGTGTGTAGGTATCCGCACCCACCACTCGCTGCAGCGGCGTGGCGCCATGGCCGCCTTCCACGATGGCGGTGATGATGCCTTCGCCTACACCCGCACTGCGCCGACCTTCATCCAGCACAATGATGCGTTTCGCCGATTCTGCCTGTTCCGCGATGAAGGCGTTGTTGAGAGGAGCGAGCCAACGCAAGTCGACCACGCGCACGCTCCAACCGAGCTCTTGCGTGATCGTCTTCGCCGCACGCAACGACATCGGCACGCCATTGCCGAAAGTGAAAATCACCAGGTCGTTGGCGTCGCCGTCATACACACGACCTTCGCCCAAGGTCATCGCTTCGCCGGGCTCGGGATACGCGAACTGCCACTGGCCATCGCCGGCTTCGTACAGATCCTTGGTCATGTACAGCGCAATGGGTTCGAGATACGCGCAGACGCGGCCATCGACCTTCGCCAATGCCGTCATCGTGCGCAGCATGGTGGCGGCGTCGTCGCCACGGCTCGGCGAACCGACCACGAGGCCGGGAATATCGCGCAACGCGGCGATCGAATTGTCGTTGTGGAAATGGCCGCCGAAACCCTTCTGATAACCCAGGCTCGCCACGCGCATCACCATCGGGTTGCGGTACTGGTCGTTGGAGAAGAACTGCAGCGAAGCCGCTTCGCCGCGAATCTGGTCGCAGGCGTTGTGGAAATACGCGAGGTACTGGATTTCCGGCAGGGGCAGCATGCCCATGTTCGCGTAGCCCTGCGCGAGGCCCAGGATGATCGTCTCGTCCAGCAGCGTGTTGAACACGCGGCTGCCCTTGAACGTCTTGTGCAGGCCCTTGGTGACGGTATACACGCCGCCCTTCTGCGCGACGTCCTCGCCGAACAGCAGCGACTCGGGATACTTCGCCATGATGTCGTGCAACGCCTGGCCGATCTGGATGGCCAGATGACGCGGCGCCTGCTTCTCGGGAAGCTTGTCTTCGCCGCCGAACGCAGCGACGCGACGGTGCTGGTAATCCGTGCGCTCGGCTTCAGCCTTCACCGCATCCGGCGTATACGGCGCCAGTGGCTTCATGACCTGCTCGAGCGTGGTCAGGCGCGGGCGCCGATCGGCATCTTCGGCCGCCTCGAAGCAACGCTTGCGCGTGGCTTCGTACAGCGCGAGCAGCGATTCCTTGTTGTACAGGCCGGAGGACAAGGCGATTTCGGCGGAACGCAGCAGCGGATCGCTGGCCTCCACCGCAAACAGTTCCTCCACGCTGCGCCACTCGATTTCGAAATCGGTACCGGCATGGCCCATGACACGCGTGGTGCGCAGATGCAGGAAGGTCGGACGGCGCGTGGTGCGGCAGTGCTCCACCGCCTCCTGCACTTGCGCATAACCGTTCGCAAGATCGAGGCCGTCGGCAAAGAAATAATCGAGGTCCGCGCGATGGCGGAAATTATTCGCCACCCATCCGCTCGGCGTCTTCACGGAGATGCCGATACCGTTGTCCTCGCACACGTAGAGCACGGGCGCCGGCAGCTTCTGGTACGCCGTCCAGGCCGCGGCGTTGAAAGCAGTCTGCGCCGTGGCGTGGTTCGACGAGGCATCGCCGAACGAGCAGACGGTGATGCTGTCCTCGGGAATCGGCAGCTTGTGGCCGATGCGCCGTGCCTGCTCGATGGCAACGGCCGTGCCCAATGCCTTGGGCAAGTGCGAGGCGATGGTCGACGTCTGCGGCAACACCCACAACGGCTTGCTGCCCCACACCTTGTGGCGACCGCCCGAGGCGGGATCTTCCATGCTGGCGGCGAACGACAGCGCCGAATCCATCACCGGATCCATGCCGGGCAGCTTGCGGAAACGCTCGGCCATGAAGCCGCCGGAGCGGTAATGCAGGAACGCGGGATCGGTATGACGCGTGAGACGCGCCACCATCGCGTTGCCTTCATGGCCGCTGGAACCGATGGTGTAGAACACCTTGTTCTGCACACGCAACACGCGCGCCATCAGGTCGAGGTGCCGGCTGATCAGCTGCGATTCGAGCAGCTCGCGAAAGCCCTTCGCGTCGAGCGAACTGCCGGGAAGCACGGGCGAATGGTCACCGTGGGGCGCCTGCACCTCGCCATGCCAGAGCTGCACGAACTCGGTGAAGTTCTGGTCGACGATTTCAGCGCGGTT is part of the Dyella jiangningensis genome and harbors:
- a CDS encoding phosphatase PAP2 family protein, with amino-acid sequence MNDPVEWIATHALALWAALLLLACLAGDIAWQWNRRQRETALRLGHEPTMIRARTVVTLSIAALLLFAALALALGMEAGLSRFDTALAEDLRARMQPSTLSVVAFVSHFGDLGSVATATVLVLAVLLLRRQPQLATCWAIAMAGIVPLNSGLKALFQRPRPLHSHGFIVEHGWSFPSGHAFGAIVFYGMLAYVLLRLSAHRWHRLVVALAVAMVTVIGLSRIVLQVHYFSDVMAGYASGLVWLVLCIAGTEAWRRRHPAL
- a CDS encoding Ivy family c-type lysozyme inhibitor, whose amino-acid sequence is MTMAACSTQRDQAADPVREAVAPPVPTLDKSGTLYFYGLLQRPDFSLAFAAMSGTSQLPAWTRHDQRSTPAQRVEVAGRERWLAVACKPHDCPTERIMVLYDAQAHEMTGLFARRKVDASDLTSNAPTNDELTWLGVPDDETRRFLHERMYSAK
- a CDS encoding thiamine pyrophosphate-dependent enzyme — its product is MTAIPYSLTARHKGFNRAEIVDQNFTEFVQLWHGEVQAPHGDHSPVLPGSSLDAKGFRELLESQLISRHLDLMARVLRVQNKVFYTIGSSGHEGNAMVARLTRHTDPAFLHYRSGGFMAERFRKLPGMDPVMDSALSFAASMEDPASGGRHKVWGSKPLWVLPQTSTIASHLPKALGTAVAIEQARRIGHKLPIPEDSITVCSFGDASSNHATAQTAFNAAAWTAYQKLPAPVLYVCEDNGIGISVKTPSGWVANNFRHRADLDYFFADGLDLANGYAQVQEAVEHCRTTRRPTFLHLRTTRVMGHAGTDFEIEWRSVEELFAVEASDPLLRSAEIALSSGLYNKESLLALYEATRKRCFEAAEDADRRPRLTTLEQVMKPLAPYTPDAVKAEAERTDYQHRRVAAFGGEDKLPEKQAPRHLAIQIGQALHDIMAKYPESLLFGEDVAQKGGVYTVTKGLHKTFKGSRVFNTLLDETIILGLAQGYANMGMLPLPEIQYLAYFHNACDQIRGEAASLQFFSNDQYRNPMVMRVASLGYQKGFGGHFHNDNSIAALRDIPGLVVGSPSRGDDAATMLRTMTALAKVDGRVCAYLEPIALYMTKDLYEAGDGQWQFAYPEPGEAMTLGEGRVYDGDANDLVIFTFGNGVPMSLRAAKTITQELGWSVRVVDLRWLAPLNNAFIAEQAESAKRIIVLDEGRRSAGVGEGIITAIVEGGHGATPLQRVVGADTYTPLAGAALLVLPGEADIVAAARKLT